One segment of Alnus glutinosa chromosome 2, dhAlnGlut1.1, whole genome shotgun sequence DNA contains the following:
- the LOC133861067 gene encoding F-box/kelch-repeat protein At3g06240-like produces MSDYLPDEAIIEILTRLPVKSLIKFRCVSKTWRSLISSPFLIANHLNLALSDPQYPPYLLFHYSDDLHQKQRFTLHSPDDPFPQNQSREEGEEEDEKGFFDYPSGFIELHSPLESTKLSLVNSCAGLVCLACGFLELKNSFIFWNPSIRKAISVPEPNIGLKSDPLLHYLGFGYDSKNDDYKLVRLVYSLRYGWYLPPLVEIYTLRTGEWRSVTAPAPPYFISLSYLSNFSLPVFLNGKVHWFAVTPQHQGAIRRNVIVTFGMEDEAFGEMGMPKSLEGVDNLDFFVTLVDGLLAVLPRGCATEFHSLWVMKKYGVPESWTKMFHIETGEGFERVIGFTKNGEVLLTKDEKMFSYEPSSQRTLDLHISGEIVFFALDTYVESFVLLNVADGDPGRQGNSSAGS; encoded by the coding sequence ATGTCAGACTATCTCCCAGACGAGGCGATCATCGAAATCCTCACAAGATTGCCGGTGAAGTCGCTGATCAAATTCAGGTGCGTTTCCAAGACATGGCGCTCTCTAATCTCCAGCCCCTTCCTCATCGCCAACCACCTCAATCTCGCTCTTTCCGATCCCCAATACCCACCCTACCTTCTTTTCCACTATTCCGACGATCTACACCAGAAACAGCGCTTCACCCTCCATTCTCCGGATGACCCATTCCCTCAGAATCAATCTCGGGAGGAaggggaggaggaagatgaaaaGGGTTTCTTTGATTATCCGTCAGGTTTCATAGAATTACATTCCCCGCTCGAGAGCACTAAGCTCAGCTTAGTTAATTCATGCGCCGGCCTTGTTTGTTTAGCCTGCGGTTTTCTGGAATTAAAGAATAGCTTCATTTTCTGGAACCCCTCTATTCGTAAAGCCATATCCGTTCCGGAGCCtaatattggattaaaatccGACCCGCTTCTCCATTATCTTGGCTTTGGGTATGACTCCAAGAACGATGATTACAAATTGGTGAGGCTTGTGTATTCCCTAAGGTACGGGTGGTATCTTCCACCCCTGGTTGAGATTTATACTCTTCGAACGGGCGAATGGCGCTCTGTTACGGCCCCTGCTCCTCCCTACTTCATCAGTCTTTCCTACTTATCGAATTTTTCCTTACCGGTTTTCTTGAATGGGAAAGTCCACTGGTTCGCAGTCACTCCACAACACCAGGGTGCGATTCGCCGCAATGTGATCGTGACGTTCGGTATGGAGGATGAGGCATTTGGTGAAATgggtatgcctaagagtttggAAGGGGTGGATAATTTGGACTTTTTTGTTACATTAGTTGATGGGTTGCTTGCGGTTCTCCCTCGTGGCTGCGCCACCGAGTTTCACTCCTTGTGGGTGATGAAAAAGTATGGAGTACCGGAATCTTGGACCAAGATGTTTCATATTGAGACTGGGGAAGGATTTGAGAGGGTGATAGGCTTTACAAAGAATGGTGAAGTTCTACTGACCAAGGATGAAAAGATGTTTTCTTACGAACCTAGTAGCCAACGAACCTTGGATCTTCACATCAGTGGCGAAATAGTGTTCTTTGCTTTGGATACTTACGTGGAGAGCTTTGTTCTACTAAATGTAGCAGACGGAGATCCGGGCAGACAGGGGAACTCGTCTGCTGGTAGTTAG